In Pseudohongiella acticola, the sequence CCAATGAGATATTCGACCGGGATCGCCCGGACACCATCACAAGCAAGGTTGCGCATGAAAGAACTTAAAGTTGTCTCCGTTGTTGGTACCCGGCCGGAAATTATCAGGCTGTCGCGTGTACTGGCCAGACTCGATGAGTGTTGCGAGCATGTACTGGTGCATACCGGGCAGAATTATGACTATGAGTTGAACCAGATATTTTTTGATGACCTGGGTATTCGTAAACCGGACTTTTTTCTGGAAGCGGCCGGTGCCAATGGCGCAGAAACCATTGGTAATGTCATTATTGCTGTCGATGCTGTACTGGCTAAAGTAGCACCGGACTGTATGCTGGTGTTGGGAGATACCAATAGCTGCATGTCAGTGATCCCGGCCAAGCGTCGCAAGATTCCGACATTTCACATGGAGGCGGGCAATCGTTGTTTTGATATGCGGGTGCCCGAAGAGATCAATCGCCGTATTGTTGATCACACGGCCGATATCAATATGCCTTACAGCACCATTGCCCGCGATTATCTGCTGCGCGAAGGTCTGTCACCGGATATGGTTGTCAAAACCGGCAGCCCGATGTTCGAAGTGCTGCATCACTATCTGCCAAAAATACAATTGTCCGATGTGTTGGCCCGGCTGGAACTTGAAGCCGGCAAGTATTTTGTTGTCAGCGCACACCGCGAAGAGAATATAGATTCGGATGGAAATTTCAGTAACCTGGTTGCCACACTGAATACCATCGCTGAGACCTATCAATTGCCCGTTATCGTGACGACGCATCCTCGTACACAAAAGCGTATTGATACACAAAAAATTGCGTTTGATTCACGTATTCGTCTTCTCAAGCCGCTAGGGTTTACCGACTACAACAGGCTGCAGCTTTCTGCCAAAGCCGTGTTGTCGGACAGCGGTACCATCAACGAAGAGTCGTCCATCCTCAATTTCCCCGCGCTCAATATACGCGAAGCCCACGAGCGACCAGAAGGCATGGAAGAAGCTGCCGTGATGATGGTGGGCCTGGGTGCAGAGCGGGTGATGCAGGCTCTTGCCGTACTGGAGACGCAGGGCAGGGGTGAGGACAGGGCGTTGAGGCTGGTTGCCGATTACAGCATGCCCAATGTGTCCGACAAAGTTGTACGCATCCTGCATAGTTATACCGACTATGTGAATCGGGTTGTCTGGAAGCAGTACTGAGGTTTGCTGGTATGCGAATCGCGCTGATCGCCGATACCTTCCCCCCGCTAAGATCCTCGGGTGCCGTACAGCTGCGTGATCTGTCCCGCGAGTTCGTCCGTCAGGGACACGAGATCACGGTGATGGTGGCCAGCCCGCAACAGACAGAACCCTGGTTGCTTGAAGACTATCACGGTGTGCAGGTGCTCAGATTACACACCCCTCGCATCAAAGATGTGTCTTACGTTCGCCGAACAATGGCCGAGCTGTTGATGCCGTTTTATATGAAGCGCAATCTTCAGCGTTCGCCTCTGGCGGCTGCTACCTGGGATGCGGTGGTTTGGTACTCCCCCTCAATTTTTCTGGCGCCGCTGGTCAATTTTCTGAAAAAGCGGCATCAAATTCCCGGCTATCTGATCATTCGCGATATCTTTCCGGAATGGGCCGTGGACATGGGCCTGATGGGACGTGGTCTGCCGTATCGATTTTTCCGGACGGTGGCCGATTATCAGTATTCTGCTGCTGACATTATTGGTGTGCAGACACCGGGCAATCGCGTTTATTTTGAACAGTGGCTCGCTGGCGATGAGGGCCGGGTAGAGGTGTTGCAAAATTGGTTGTCCGATACCGGTGTCAGCAACTGTTCCATCCGCATAGCGGACACTGCTCTGGCTGGCAAAAGAATCTTTGTGTATGCAGGCAACATGGGCGTGGCGCAGGGCATGAACACGATTCTGGCGTTTGCACAGGCCATGTCGGAAAAACCTGAGGTTGGATTTGTGTTTGTTGGCCGCGGCAGTGACAGCGAGCGTTTGCGAGCCGAGGCGCTCAGGCGCAAACTGGATAATGTGTTGTTCTTCGACGAAATAGACCCCGATGAAATCCCGGGTTTGTATCAGCAATGTGATGTGGGCATCGTGGCACTTGATGTGCGCCATAAGACACATAATATCCCCGGCAAATTTATTTCTTACATGCAGGCGGGTTTACCGGTGCTGGCGATGATCAATCCGGGCAATGATCTGCAGCAGCTTATTGTGTCCAATAATGTTGGTGTTGTATCCACGCAGGCAGATGCGGATGTGCTGACCGGCAAGGCCAGTGAGCTGTTATCGCGACTGGAATCCGACCAGGAGATTTCTGGCCGCTGCCGGTCATTGTACGAACAGCTTTTTGCCCCGGAAATTGCCGTTTCCCAGATCGTGAGAGCATTGCAGTCATGAGCATTGTGCAGTTCACACCCGACTATCTGGATTCCCTGGTCGAAGAAGCGTCCAGATCACCGCGCCTGCGCCAACACCGTAATATTCATACCAGCTACGAAGATCCTTGCCAGCGCTTTTTGAATGCCATTGGCATGGACAGTTACATACGTCCCCATCGACATAAACTGGACCCGAAGGCAGAGACACTGGTGGCTGTTCGTGGATTGTTCGCGCTGGTGAGCTTTGATGACAGTGGCAAGGTTGCGGAGGTAATCCGTTTTGGTACGGAGCGCCATGATCAGGGCGGTGCGCTGGCCGTGGGCGTGGATACGGCACCGGGTGTCTGGCACACCATTATTGCGCTGGAGCCGGGGGCAGTGTTGCTGGAAATAAAGGCGGGACCGTTCCGGCCTGATGCCGCCAAGGAGCCGGCAACCTGGGCGCCGGAGGAGCAGACGCCTGAAGGCCAACAGTATTTGAACGACTTGAGATTACTGATCAGCAAGCGGTAGTGGACCGAAGCCTGTAAACTTTCCTCACTGATGTCACTAATATTCCAGCCGCGCCGTCAGCGTCCCGTTCGCCGAATGCAACACCAGCGCACCCAACTCCGTCACATCAAACCGCTGTAAGTCTCTCAGGTTCTCCATCACTGTCTGCTCCTGCGCCATCAGTGCCGGTGCGCAGGCTATGCGGGTGGTGGCAATCTGGTTGATGGAAAAGCCTTCGCCGCTTAGCTGGTATTGTCCCATCAGGTTGTTGCAGGTGGCGCGACCGGTCACACGGCCGTCAGGCCAGAAGTTCAGGGTCACCCGTGAGCTGTCGATGATGCCACGTCCATTGATGTCTTCCAGCACCCATTCTGCACCCTGTATCAGTCGCGCCGGATTGCCGCCACAGCCGGTGAGTGTGCTGCCATCGACCTGCAGGGTGACCTGTTTGGGGTGAGGCATGCCGGTCATGCTGTCGCGGCAAACCTGATCACTTATCTGGCCGGTGATGGCCTGGCTACGAAGCGCACCGTTGTCGCGCTCGAAGGTGTAAGGCTGCGCCGATTGCGCCACTTCACCAGCTTGGTTGGCAGGTTGGTTGACAATCTTGTTGGAAAGCTGATTGAGCTGCAACAGGCCGCGCTCCAGCGTCAGCAGCCAGAACGGTTCATTGCCGGAAGCACGAAACGGCTCCACAATCGCGCCAGGTGGTATACATTCCGGGTAGCTCATGCCCTCGAGCGTCAGCGACGCTTGCTCGCCTTTAAACCACAGACTGTTCTCAGCCTCGGTGTCGGCAACATAGCGTGCCCCGGACGCACTGATGCGCTGCTGCATGTCAATCTGCTCACCCCGCACCGTTAGCTGCACAACCTCACCTTGCCCGCGCACGCTGATTGGCAGCACTCCGCACTGCAGGTCGGCACTGAAGCGCTGGGCGCCAACTGTGTTGTCAGTTGGGTTGTTGGCGTTGTCCAGGGCGCAGCCTGCAAGCATGATGCAACACAGCCAAGGCAGGGAACGAGCCAGGGGCCGGGTGACGATTTGTGTAAGCTTCAATGTGTTTTCCTGTGGTAAAGCCAAAGGAAGGTAAAGGGGACAGAGGGATTAGCGCACAAATTCCTCCGTCCCTGTTAGCGGCCTTTAGCGTTTTTAGTGTCGACCTTCAGCCAGTTCTTCCAGCATTTTGGCGTTGAAGTCAGGAATATCATCGGGGCTGCGACTGGTGACCAGGCCTTCGTCGACCACCACGGATTTGTCGACCCAGTTGGCGCCGGCGTTTTCCAGGTCCACCTTGACGGTTTTGAACGATGTCATGGTTCTGCCTTTGACTACTCCTGCGGTGATCAGCACCTGGGGGCCGTGGCAGATGGCAAACGTGGGTTTGCCGGCCTCGACAAAGTCACGTGCAAAGGCGACCGCGGCGTCGTTACCTCGCAGCGCATCCGGGTTGGCGACGCCGCCGGGGATCAGTATTGCATCAAAATCGCTGCTACTGACCTGGTCAATGGTTTTGTCCACGCTGAAGTGATCTCCCAGCGTGCCTTTATGCATGCCATGAATGGGTCCCTCGCTCAGAGAGACCACTGTGGTTTCCACACCGGCATCATTTAATGCCTGGCGTGGCTCTGAAAATTCGCTCTGTTCGAAGCCGTTAGTGACCAGTATCGCCACTTTCCTGCCTTTTATTGCATTATTGTCCATAATGTACTCCTCCAGTTCTCAGGAACATAGCTGTCTGGGCGTTGACTAAATAGTTACAACCCAACTATTCAGACAACTGATCAGGCTGCGTGTTCACTTAAATTTCCAGTCGAGATGGCTGACATGTATGGCTGATATGTTTGACTGACATGTAAAGAGAACATGCATATGCAACCAGTTGCCCTTGGTGGCAGTAAACTACGCAGTTGACACAGGAACGTGTAATCATAGTAACTTTCAGGAGCAGCAAATGAACATCAATAAGGCACTCACCAGCCTGGTCTTCACCATACTCGCCACCTTCACCATCCCCGCTTTCGCCGGCGGCACCGCCGTCCTTGAAGCCGGCAGCGGCGCCAACCGCATCAATACCACCATCGAATTTAATGACGGCAATATGCGTATGGGCACTGCCGTACCTGGCTTTGATGGTTATATGGTGATGACCGAGACCGGCATCTACATGGTGACCGGCATGGGTGGCCGACCCATGGTGCTGGATCTGGGCGCGATGATGAGCTTGATGGGTGGTATGGCGGGGGAGATGATGCAGTCGCAGGGCATCAGCCTGAACAATGGCATCGGGCAGTTCATTGAGATGCGTGATGCCGGCCGCAACGAGGCAGTTGCGGGTGTGCCGGGCCTGGTCTATGACCTGACCTATGCCAATGAACAGGGCACCCGGCA encodes:
- the wecB gene encoding non-hydrolyzing UDP-N-acetylglucosamine 2-epimerase → MKELKVVSVVGTRPEIIRLSRVLARLDECCEHVLVHTGQNYDYELNQIFFDDLGIRKPDFFLEAAGANGAETIGNVIIAVDAVLAKVAPDCMLVLGDTNSCMSVIPAKRRKIPTFHMEAGNRCFDMRVPEEINRRIVDHTADINMPYSTIARDYLLREGLSPDMVVKTGSPMFEVLHHYLPKIQLSDVLARLELEAGKYFVVSAHREENIDSDGNFSNLVATLNTIAETYQLPVIVTTHPRTQKRIDTQKIAFDSRIRLLKPLGFTDYNRLQLSAKAVLSDSGTINEESSILNFPALNIREAHERPEGMEEAAVMMVGLGAERVMQALAVLETQGRGEDRALRLVADYSMPNVSDKVVRILHSYTDYVNRVVWKQY
- a CDS encoding glycosyltransferase family 4 protein, whose translation is MRIALIADTFPPLRSSGAVQLRDLSREFVRQGHEITVMVASPQQTEPWLLEDYHGVQVLRLHTPRIKDVSYVRRTMAELLMPFYMKRNLQRSPLAAATWDAVVWYSPSIFLAPLVNFLKKRHQIPGYLIIRDIFPEWAVDMGLMGRGLPYRFFRTVADYQYSAADIIGVQTPGNRVYFEQWLAGDEGRVEVLQNWLSDTGVSNCSIRIADTALAGKRIFVYAGNMGVAQGMNTILAFAQAMSEKPEVGFVFVGRGSDSERLRAEALRRKLDNVLFFDEIDPDEIPGLYQQCDVGIVALDVRHKTHNIPGKFISYMQAGLPVLAMINPGNDLQQLIVSNNVGVVSTQADADVLTGKASELLSRLESDQEISGRCRSLYEQLFAPEIAVSQIVRALQS
- a CDS encoding WbuC family cupin fold metalloprotein, with translation MSIVQFTPDYLDSLVEEASRSPRLRQHRNIHTSYEDPCQRFLNAIGMDSYIRPHRHKLDPKAETLVAVRGLFALVSFDDSGKVAEVIRFGTERHDQGGALAVGVDTAPGVWHTIIALEPGAVLLEIKAGPFRPDAAKEPATWAPEEQTPEGQQYLNDLRLLISKR
- a CDS encoding META domain-containing protein — encoded protein: MKLTQIVTRPLARSLPWLCCIMLAGCALDNANNPTDNTVGAQRFSADLQCGVLPISVRGQGEVVQLTVRGEQIDMQQRISASGARYVADTEAENSLWFKGEQASLTLEGMSYPECIPPGAIVEPFRASGNEPFWLLTLERGLLQLNQLSNKIVNQPANQAGEVAQSAQPYTFERDNGALRSQAITGQISDQVCRDSMTGMPHPKQVTLQVDGSTLTGCGGNPARLIQGAEWVLEDINGRGIIDSSRVTLNFWPDGRVTGRATCNNLMGQYQLSGEGFSINQIATTRIACAPALMAQEQTVMENLRDLQRFDVTELGALVLHSANGTLTARLEY
- a CDS encoding type 1 glutamine amidotransferase domain-containing protein, whose product is MDNNAIKGRKVAILVTNGFEQSEFSEPRQALNDAGVETTVVSLSEGPIHGMHKGTLGDHFSVDKTIDQVSSSDFDAILIPGGVANPDALRGNDAAVAFARDFVEAGKPTFAICHGPQVLITAGVVKGRTMTSFKTVKVDLENAGANWVDKSVVVDEGLVTSRSPDDIPDFNAKMLEELAEGRH